The region ATTTCCGGCCGCAAAACCATAAGTGGCCCAGCTCGTCAAAGTAGCCGGCATCTCCCATGCGATGCCAGAGTTCCCCCGTGTGTGGATCGATGATTTTTGCCAACGCTGTCTGTTCGGGTCGGGCATCGTAAGACTTGGTGACGACTGGCCCGCAGACGGCAATTTCGCCAATCACACCTGGTAAGCGGATCAGATCGTTCGACCACTCGGGGATCGGCTCATCACTCAGGCGAATGACGCGGGCCTCCATGCCGGTCACCACTTGACCGACGCAGATCCCCGCTCCAGCGGCAGTTTTCTGCTGGGTTTCACCTAAAATCTGCTGGCTCGAAACAACAGCCACAGGGAGCGATTCCGTCGCACCATAAGGTGTGTAGATGGGTGTCCCCGGCGATAAAAGGGGCTGGAACAGTTCCAGAATTTTCGGGTTCACTGGTGCGCCGGCAGAAACCACACGCCGAAGTGTGGGGAAGGTCTTTCCCGCTTGTTGTGAAGCGATGGCCAGCCTGCGGATCAGAGCGGGAGAACCGAACAGATTTGTGACTTGAAAGAGTTCGATGGGTTGCCAGATTTCTTGAGGATCGACCTTCGCAGGACGGGTGAAATCCATCCGCGGAATAATCGCGGACATATTGAGGGCCGGGGCAAAGAGTGCGAACAAAGGAAAAGTGCAAAGATCAATTTCGCCCGGAGAGATCTTCAGAGCCTCTTTCAACAGTTCCACCTGGCTCAAGAAGATCTCGTGAGTGTAAACGGCTCCTTTGGGAATTCCTGTGCTGCCACTGGTGAACAGGATGGCGGCTGTTTCATCCCGGGGGAGATCGACCATGGGAACCTGTGAGCTTTTCTGGCCCAGTCGTCGCAGTTCGTCATAAGTCCGCCCGCTCCACCAAAGCTTACGGCCGACGGTAATCAACTGGCGCAGCGAGCCTTTCGCCCAGCCCAGCAAAGAGCGCGCGATGTGAGCCTTGGTGATGCCAATAAAGACTTCGGGACGGGCTTCGGTCAGGCATTGTGCCAGATTTTTGAGCCCCATGCCGGGATCGATGAGGACGGGGACGGCCCCCAGCCGGAACAGGGCAAAAGTCAGTACGAAGAATTCCGGTGAAGGGGGCACCATGAGCGCAATGCGTGTCCCCCGGCGAATGCCGATCGCATTCAGCCCGGAGGCCAGTTCAACAGATAATTCATGGAGCTGCTGAAAAGTGAGCGTTTGATAATTCTCCACCCGCAGTGGTGTTCGACCGGATGGCGGAGCGTAAATGGCGACCTGATCTGGCCTGTTAGCAGCAGCAGTTTCCAAAGTTCGAGCAATGTTACTGGCTGTCATACGCTGCAGACTCATCAATGATTAAGCATGTGATTGTGTGATGCTGCGGAGTGAGATGACCTGCTTTTTGGTTGACACTCGCGGTGTGGAGGGGCAGGATATAGGTAATAAGGTACGTGATTCCAGTGTTTTGTCGCTGAATTTGGCAAGGAGCCAACTTCAAATGAGAACGCAGTCATCCGTATTGTGTGATTCCCTGGTCATGTTCTGAAATCAGTCCAACTCACCCAATTGAGCACAAGTCCTTGTGTCGTCTTGATCTGTCCCTCGATTCTACCGACTTTCCCATCCTGTTCTGACTTCTCACGACATCTTCTGGCAATCCTGAATGGGAACCTGTCGATAACATCGCCTGCCATATCAATACAGCACCAACCCACCTGCAACGAATCATTCACAACGAACCATTTCTATTGATCAACGTTCCCAGAGTTCGCCCCATAAGCACTTTCAACTGCACCTCATCACCTGCGTGTCCAACATTGGCATCATTCCTTCATAACCTTGGATGAATTCATCGAACCCGTCGTCAGTCATCTCTCGCTGCAATTCCAAACCACCTTCCTTAGTTAAGCACTGCTGGTAATCTTCCATGACATCGCAGTCTGCGATCAGCACTCGAAAAGTCCCTGTCGTCGGAATTCTGGGAGCGATTGGCTCCGGGAAGAGTTTCGTCGCGCGGAGTGCTGCCGTCGATGTGGAACCGCCGTGGCTGGTGCTGGATGCAGATCGTGCGGGACATGAGGTGCTACGGGAAGAGGCTGTTCGCGCCCGGCTGGTCGAACTGTTCACCAGTCAGATTCTTGGTGCCGATGGTGAAATTGACCGTCGCCAATTGGCGGCCCAGGTGTTTGGAGAACTCCCCACTCAGCAGGCTGCGAGAAAACAACTCGAACAGGTGGTGCATCCGCAGATTCGATCGCGGCTACTCCAACAGATCGAACATGCGGCTCATGCCGGATACGCGGCTGTGATTCTCGATGCAGCGATCCTGCTGGAGACTGGCTGGCGTACACTTTGCGATTTGCTGGTTTACATCGATACGAATGAAGTCGATCGTCATGCACAGATCGCAGGGCGTGGCTGGTCGTTGGAAGATCTGGCCCGACGGGAAGCGAGCCAGTGGTCACTGGATGCCAAGCGATCCGTGGCCGATCTGGTCATTTTCAACGACCTCAAAACGAATGCAGCGACAACGGCTCTCAGAGACGCGATTCAATCGTGGTTGAAAACACCACCGGTCACGTCGTCTCACGCGGAGATGTCCGATGTCAAGGCGATCGCGCAGGAGCCGGGAAAAGCGGCTTCTCAGAATGGTGTTTCATCTTTCGTAAAAAATGCCGCCAGCCTGTGTGTTGTGAATTGGCCATGTGACGAGCCTGCGCCCTTTTCTGGCATGGCCTGGCCACTCGTACGTTCGTTGACAAACTTTGAAAGCGCGTGGTGGTGTGCCAACCTGTCAATCTGGCACCAGCCACTAAAAATTACCTCTCAGTTAGTCAGGCAGCCCTCGCCATGACCATGAAACCTCGTGCCTCGATGAATCGTTCGACAGAAGCCTCTGCCACCGGAGAGGCCCCGCCGATCCCCTTAGGTTCCTTCCGCAGGGAATCTCAGTCAGGTCGTGCAACGGCAACAAGTAGTTCTGCTGCCGGCCGTGAACCTGTGCGCGAACCAGACCAGGATCGTGCCGATCGTCGAACAGAAGAGTTCAGTGCGCCACCACTCGCTCGATCGCAGGCTCTGCCACCCGATGACGACGACCAGCCACTTCCCGGCGACGACAAGTACGAGCAGGCGAAAAACGGCGAAAACGAAATCCATGTCGCTGAACTCCAGCGATTGACGATGAAAGAACTCATCGACATTGCCCGAGCGGAGAACATTACCGAGTACACCGGGCTCAAAAAGCAGGATTTGATCTTCAAGATTCTCAAAGAACGCACCAAGCTGCATGGCCTGATGTTCGGTGAAGGCACGCTCGAAATTCTTCCCGATGGTTTCGGGTTTCTGCGCAGCCCCGATTATCACTATCTGCCCTGCCCGGATGACATCTATGTGTCACCAAGCCAGATTCGCCGCTTCGGGCTGAGGAATGGAGCGACTGTCGCTGGTCAGATTCGTCCGCCCAAGGAAAACGAGCGCTACTTTGCTTTGTTGCGGGTCGAGGCGATTAACGGTGAAGATCCGAATCTGCTGACGGAGAAGGTCTTCTTTGACGACCTGACGCCTTTGCATCCCGAGCGTCGACTGAAGCTGGCGGGAATATCTTCCGATTACAGCTCACGCGTGGTCGATATGATTGCTCCCATCGGGATGGGACAGCGAGGACTGATTGTTTCGCCACCAAAGGCTGGCAAGACGATTCTGCTGCAGAATCTGGCGAAAGCTGTCCTTGCCAATGAACCTGATGTCTATGTGATTGTGCTGCTGATTGACGAGCGCCCCGAAGAAGTGACCGATATGGAACGGCAGGTCAAAGGGCGAAATTGCGAAGTCATTTCGAGTACGTTCGATGAACCTCCCAGCCGACATATTCAGGTTTCGGAGATGGTCATTGAGAAGGCCAAACGCATGGTCGAGTACGGTCAGCATGTGGTGATCTTTCTCGATTCGATCACCAGACTGGCCCGCGCGTGGAACTCGGAAGTTCCTCATTCGGGAAAGATCCTCACAGGTGGTGTCGATGCGAACGCTCTGCAGCATCCCAAGCGATTCTTTGGTGCGGCACGCAATGTCGAAGAAGGGGGCAGCCTGACGATTATCGCCACAGCTCTGGTTGATACCGGCAGCAAGATGGACGATGTGATCTTTGAAGAGTTCAAGGGGACAGGGAATACCGAACTGCACCTGGATCGCCGGATGGTTGAAAAGCGAGTCTGGCCCGCGATTGATATCAATCGTTCGGGGACACGCCGGGAAGAATTGCTGTTTAACGAAGAAGAACTTCGCAAAATCTGGATTTTGCGCCGAGTCGTGGGTGATATGAACCCCGTGGAAGCCATGGAACTGCTGACATCCAGGCTGCGGCGAACCAAGACGAACGAAGAGTTTCTGAATACAATGAATTTAAGTTGATGGATGCCTGAGTTGATGGATACCTGAGCAGAATCATGTTCTGTTCGAGTCGATCGAATACTGATGGCTCTTTGTTGAATCCGTACTCTTTCCAGTATCAAAACTGATATGACGCGCACTATTGAAGCTCAACTGCTTGCTCCTCAAGAACCTGTAGCGATTGTCGTCTCGAGGTTCAATGAACTCGTGACCAACCGCCTGCTGGAAGGGGCCGTTTCGACGTATCGTCGACACGGTTTGCCCGAAGATCAGATCACGGTGGTGTATGTCCCGGGGTCATTCGAGCTGCCTGTCGTCGCG is a window of Planctopirus limnophila DSM 3776 DNA encoding:
- the coaE gene encoding dephospho-CoA kinase (Dephospho-CoA kinase (CoaE) performs the final step in coenzyme A biosynthesis.), which gives rise to MTSQSAISTRKVPVVGILGAIGSGKSFVARSAAVDVEPPWLVLDADRAGHEVLREEAVRARLVELFTSQILGADGEIDRRQLAAQVFGELPTQQAARKQLEQVVHPQIRSRLLQQIEHAAHAGYAAVILDAAILLETGWRTLCDLLVYIDTNEVDRHAQIAGRGWSLEDLARREASQWSLDAKRSVADLVIFNDLKTNAATTALRDAIQSWLKTPPVTSSHAEMSDVKAIAQEPGKAASQNGVSSFVKNAASLCVVNWPCDEPAPFSGMAWPLVRSLTNFESAWWCANLSIWHQPLKITSQLVRQPSP
- the rho gene encoding transcription termination factor Rho, whose translation is MTMKPRASMNRSTEASATGEAPPIPLGSFRRESQSGRATATSSSAAGREPVREPDQDRADRRTEEFSAPPLARSQALPPDDDDQPLPGDDKYEQAKNGENEIHVAELQRLTMKELIDIARAENITEYTGLKKQDLIFKILKERTKLHGLMFGEGTLEILPDGFGFLRSPDYHYLPCPDDIYVSPSQIRRFGLRNGATVAGQIRPPKENERYFALLRVEAINGEDPNLLTEKVFFDDLTPLHPERRLKLAGISSDYSSRVVDMIAPIGMGQRGLIVSPPKAGKTILLQNLAKAVLANEPDVYVIVLLIDERPEEVTDMERQVKGRNCEVISSTFDEPPSRHIQVSEMVIEKAKRMVEYGQHVVIFLDSITRLARAWNSEVPHSGKILTGGVDANALQHPKRFFGAARNVEEGGSLTIIATALVDTGSKMDDVIFEEFKGTGNTELHLDRRMVEKRVWPAIDINRSGTRREELLFNEEELRKIWILRRVVGDMNPVEAMELLTSRLRRTKTNEEFLNTMNLS
- a CDS encoding fatty acid CoA ligase family protein translates to MTASNIARTLETAAANRPDQVAIYAPPSGRTPLRVENYQTLTFQQLHELSVELASGLNAIGIRRGTRIALMVPPSPEFFVLTFALFRLGAVPVLIDPGMGLKNLAQCLTEARPEVFIGITKAHIARSLLGWAKGSLRQLITVGRKLWWSGRTYDELRRLGQKSSQVPMVDLPRDETAAILFTSGSTGIPKGAVYTHEIFLSQVELLKEALKISPGEIDLCTFPLFALFAPALNMSAIIPRMDFTRPAKVDPQEIWQPIELFQVTNLFGSPALIRRLAIASQQAGKTFPTLRRVVSAGAPVNPKILELFQPLLSPGTPIYTPYGATESLPVAVVSSQQILGETQQKTAAGAGICVGQVVTGMEARVIRLSDEPIPEWSNDLIRLPGVIGEIAVCGPVVTKSYDARPEQTALAKIIDPHTGELWHRMGDAGYFDELGHLWFCGRKSQRVELPAEAGVPAQTLFADQCEAVFNGHPAVARTALVGALIDQRIIPVLCVERNPGDRTPFAQLEEELRSLAISCRVTAAIEHFLEHPAFPVDTRHNSKIFREKLAPWAAKQLSKSQRKP